The Paenibacillus pabuli DNA segment TCATTCCACTTCATCTTTTCAATTTCACCCTGAGATTATACGTGATCCCCACGCGGACGGCAACTGGAAAAACACACTGCCACCCGCGCCTTCACGCGCTTCTCTTAACGATACAGCAGCAGGTGGTGCTGGAGGTTCTGGAACGTCGCAGGCAAAGTGCCGCCAAGCTCCCCATCCAGGTTCAGCTGTACGTATCCCGGCGATGTCACTTCCATATAATCCGTCTGGAAATGAATCACTTTCTTATCGTTCAGATGTTCTCCGCGCAGTGCAAGCGTAACGAGACGAATCATATCGGCCAGATTACATTTGCGCACACCGATGACATCGAACAGCCCATCGTCTATCGTTGCCCCTGGTGCAAGCTTCTCGAATCCCCCGACGGAATTCGTATTGGCGATCAGGAACAGCATGAACTCGTCATGTATCTCTTCCTGGCCTGCCGCGCGGATAATCAGCTCCTGCGGAGACAGACTGGCCATTTTCTCAATGCCCTTCATATAATAGGCAAGCTGGCCAATCATCGTTTTCAGACGGCTTGGCACCTCATATGTCAGTTCGGTCAACGAGCCACCGCCTGCGATATTAATGAAATATTTATCATTCGCCTTACCCAGATCGAGCGGACGCGTCTGCTGTTTAATGACCAGATCCACATAATCTTCCCACTGTCTCGGGATCCCGAGTGCACGCGCAAAATCATTTGTTGTTCCCAAAGGGAATACACCCAGCGGCGGACGGTTCTCCCGCTCGGCCATGCCGTTGATGACTTCGTACAGCGTACCATCGCCGCCTGCGGCAATAATCATGTCATACCCACGTTCAATCGCGAGCTCTGCTTCCCGGGTTGCATCTCCCTCACCCGTTGTTGCATGTACTGAAGCTTCAATTCCACCTTGATCCAAACGCTGCAGCACATCAGCCAGACGTTTCTTCATTTCTTCCCGGCCTGAAGTCGGATTATATATTAAGCGAGCCTTTTTCATCTCATACGCCACCTATTCCACATTATCCATGAGTCTGAACGACCTCATTTTCTTTCTACTTGCGAGCGTCCACCCGGGGAACATTTTACATGTTCACCCACGTCCGTTAATCCTGCCCGAATCTTCATTCATATCTATATCTATGCATAAGGAATTCCATCTGATTCCAAAGCCTTTATATTCTATCATATCATCAAATGTGAAGATGTCCTAGCCTGTAACGGATTTACGCCATCCTGCAAGCATATACGATCTTATTTTACACAGCCAGCGATTTTCTCTTCAACTGTTTTTAACCCATTTCATTGACACCCATTCTGCCCGTCTGACAAGAATTTAACCTTTATCTCCTTCAAAAAGCACAAAGAAACGGCTCCGAATCACGAAGCCGCATTCACGTTACATTATATTTTACATTCATTATCGGTTTAGAAGCCGATTCGTCTGCCTGCACGAAGCTGTTTGTACCAGAAATAAACGGTGCAGCCCACACAGTAACCGAGCAGTGCTGCACTTGCAGCAAGTAGGAGCATCCCGGAAAATAGATAACCGGCTACCTGCCAGCCCCAGGAGAAGGAGATGAGAGCAAGAGACAGGAATACGACCGCCAGAATATTATTGAAGCGCTGCAGCTCTACCGCCTGGGTTTCCGAACCTTTTCCCTTAAGCACAGCCTTCCCGATCTGGACAAATAAATTCAGCTTTCCGCCAGAGACGAGCCCGACCACCTGAATGATCCATAACGCACCCAAGATCAGCGGTTGATTGAACCCAAACGATAGGAGTACAAACAGCACAATTCCGACCTGATTCGCTTTGACATAACGCATAGGCACTTCCCGCATCCTCATATCTCCTTATCCCCATTTTATTAGTTGGTTTTATTGTAATCGAGATTGAAGTTTTGAGCAACAGAAAGATGATTTGAACATGTGCATATCTTATTATAGGATGGTAAAATCCCTTCGGAGTGCATCCCAATGGGGTGTAGGTACATTCGCTATGCTTTTCCAATCGGTAAATGCCCGGTCCATTGCCTCTATTTCGCCATAAGAACCTGCAACCAGTTTATGCACTGGAAGCATGCTGTAGATCTTCAGCAAAAGATACAGCAGCCGCTTATGCTTGCGGATCAGCTTCGCCTGTGCTCGGGGAATCATGTCGATGCCCATCGCCTCCAGTACAGCAATTCCCTCATCCAAGGCACCGATCATGTGCAGGAGCTGCTCTCGGTTTCCCTCCAGCTTCTTCAACTCTCGCTCTTTATTGAAACTTACTGCATTCAACATCAGAATCGGGATGAGGTGACTCTTCAGCCAAGCGTCAATATCCTCACTCACATCCAGCTTATACTTTGCTCGCGCAAAGGCCTGATTCAGCAGAGACTGAAAAGAAATCTTACCGTCCAGTGCGCCAATCACCATTAGCCCCTTTCCTCCGCCTATGGACATCATTCGATCTTGGTGACGCTTCCCGCCGCTAACGTGAAAACCAAACGCAACTCGCTTATCCACTGGGCTGTTGTCTTCGAGATAGGTCTGCATGCTTCGTGCATCTGCATTGTTTCCTACAATCACGATGTTGGTGCTCCGGTTATTCGCGAGAATAGGTAACACCGATGGAAAATCATTATATTTCATGACCACGAAAATGAGATCGTAAACATCTTCCGCCTTTAATTCTCTTGTTACCCGAACCGGATCAACCGTCGTTCTAAACTGAAATACATGCCGAATGACCACGCCATCCCTCTCCAATTCCTCAGCCCGTTTCCCTCTCGCCAGAATGGTAACATCATTTCCTCCACGTACCAGAACGTGGGCCAGCTGACTGCCTAACACGCCCGCACCATAGACCAATACTTTCATTCGATTCTCCTCAGTTTCGTTATTTATGAATAATCGTTGCTTTATGAACAGTTGTTGATAAAATAAGAGTATCAAAGCCGCTTTCGGGCTTCAATCGCTAAAAAACCCGCTTTCGTTGAATAATCAACGAAATACTCCTTTTTGTTGAAAAGCGTAAGCTATTTATAGAGAGATATGCAGAAAACGAAGAAACATGTAGAGGAGGCGCCATGGATAGACGCGTACTTAAAACCAGAAAGGCCATCATGGAGGCTTTTGTCGGATTGCTGGATGAGAAGGATTTCGAGCAAATGACGATCAATGATATCGCAGATCGCGCCAATGTTAACCGGGGAACGATCTATCTGCATTATACAGACAAGTATGATCTGCTGGACCGCTGTATCGAGACGTACCTGCAGCAATTGGTGGACAGCTGCATGATTGATCATTATCCAACGCCAATGACGGCAAAAGACGCGCTGCTGCGAACCTTCCGTTATCTCGAGGAACATGCAGCCATCTATACCACCCTCCTCACGAAAAAAGGGATTCCGGCCTTCCGGAGCAAGATCATGACGATTATGATTCAGGGCGTCGAGGAACAGATGGATGCGTGCGGCGTTCAGGGAGGCATGAGCAAAGAGATCACTATACAGTTTCTGGCTTCTGCTGCCGTGGGTCTGCTGGAATGGTGGATTATGAATGCCATGCCTTATTCTGCAGAGGATATGGTCGACCAATTAATTGCGTTATTGGAGCTCCATCTGAGCCTGCCTGCACTCGTGGTTCAAGGATAAGCTCCACCTCAAGCAACACCAGCAATAAGAAAACCACGTCCGGCGGACGTGGTTTCCTTGTCTATAATTTTAAAGTGCTCGTCCCCTTCTTAAGAAAGGGCCTTACCCTCATTACATCTGTCCAGTAAAAGTTGAATTTGACGCTCCAGCCAGTTTCCCAGGAGCGGATGCGGCAGCAGCGTCTCACCGCTGTAGGCATAGTCCAGTTCCTTCAGCCTGCCCGGAATGACGTTCATGGTAAAATAACCGGCACTCAAAAACAGCGGCGCCACAATAACGCGGGTTCCCTGCTCCTGGCTCCAGTGTTTTGCCTTGTCATACACACTCTCCGGATTGAGGAGTGCATAATCCGTATGGGCAACGCCACTGACATCCTGCACCCGCTGTGCGAGTGAGGAGATGCCTGTCTCCCAGCGTTGACGGAATCCATCGTGAATGCTCCCGTGCCCAACCAGTAGAATTGTCTCCTGCTTCGGCTCCCGGGACAGCGATTTCACCTTATCCCACACCATCACGGCAATATCCGGGTCGTTATCCACAGGATAACCGAAGTGTACCCTTGCAGTTACCTGAAAGGGTTCCAGATCCGTTTCCCGTTCCGGTGCTTCCTTCGCGCCGATCGCATATTCAATCTCATCCACATGAGTGCTGCCAGACGAAACGAATAGCGGTACGACCAATATATCGGTTACGCTCTGTGCTTCCAGTCGGTTGATACCGTCCTGGATCAGGCGTCCTTCCACAAGTTCAAGAAATGAAGCTTCAACAGGCAGATCGTCAGGCAGATTAAGCCGGGAGACCGCGTCATCGACGGATTCTACCCAGGTCTGCTCCTGAGAACCGTGACTAATGATCAGTACACCCGGTTTCTTCATCTTAGCGACCCAGACGTTCTAATGTCATTTTATAGCCATCATTGCCGTAGTTCAGGCAGCGCTTCACGCGGGAGATCGTAGCTGTACTAGCTCCTGTCTCTGCTTCAATCTGATTATACGTGTTGCCTTTACCAAGCATACGAGCAACTTCCAGCCGCTGGGACATGGATTGAATCTCGTTCACCGTGCAGAGGTCATCAAAAAACACGTAGCACTCCTCAATATCTTTCAGAGTGAGAATGGCCTCAAATAGTTGTTCAATACTTTTATCATTTAGCTTTTTCAGCTGCATTTCATCATCATCCCCTAGCGGTTACTGTGTACCTTCATTGTACTCACACTGAGTTGGTATTTCAAGCGTTAACGATTTCACGCACTACAGAATAAAAATACATGTTACCGCTTACATTAGGCACTATTGTCCTTCACACGTGGACACCAACCGTAATTCCTGCGATATATCCCATTTTTCACCTGTATATTCCCGATTACTTATGTAGGGATTTAACCCTTATAATTGTTACAATTTTGTGTACAAACTTCCCTTTTCGATGATTATGATCCTCCCTTGTCCCCTGCGCCCAATTCCGCAAATATCCCGTTTTCCGTGACACCCGCCTACGCCGTCTCTCCGCGAATGACATACAGTATAGCAAAAGGGAGTTCCATCAAGGTCTGTTCACGCCTATTGGACCTGACAGTTGAAGGAACGCATTTCCGAAATCCAATATAGAAGGAACGTGATCGTTCATGCCACAGCATTATTATCATCGCCAGCCCACACCACGGCAGCGTCCGTCTTCCTATTCACAGCGACAGGCGCATACTTCTGCCTATGCTCCGCCCGGTGCGGTACAGCGTTCATTGAATGAAACCCAAGTTCAACCGATGTACCCCGGAGTAGAACCCTACTATCCGGCCTACGGTGAAGTGGAGGCATCTGCACTTGTACCTTATGGGCAAGGTGCACCTGGCGGCAACTTGTATAGCGGCGGTGTACCCGTTGCTCCCCCAGTTCCGATTGAGACACCTGCTGCTTCCAGTGGTTCCGGGTTCTCTCTCGCGAATCTCGGTGAGTTAAAAGGAATGATCGACCGCTTCGGCGGCATCGACGGCATCATGAATGGTATTGGAAAAATGCAGAAGGTTGTCGGCGGCATTCAACAAATGGCTCCAATGATGAAGCTGGTTATGGGCATTCTGCCTTTTGGAAAAGGGAAAAACAAGAGCAGCAGCCCAGCGGAGGCCGACTATGAGGAATATACACCGCCTCGCCGTCCGCGCAAGCGGCGCAAGAAGACGACTTCCGCCCCACGCCGCCGCAGCAGCAATACGACTCGGCGCAAAACAAGTTCCACCAAGCGCCGTTCCTCAGGCAGCAAACGCTAAACCTCTCCTCAGGCACCTATCCCTTAGATAAGGAAGGTGCCTTCACCTTCTTTACGAGCAGGACCATTTATCCCCTTAGCCCTTCAATACCTCACCCATTGGAGTATCTCGGGCAAAATTTTTCAAGAACTTATGTTCTTATTTATGTTCATTGAGGTATACTGGGTAGTAGATAAAGGAGGCGGACCATGGAACTGTTTAAGGATAAATATACGCCCGGATTAATTGACCGAATCGGCGAACTGCTGCATCAGTATTACCCTACCCTAGACAAAACGCGCTTCCGCGACCTTGTGTTTGCCGAAGACTGGGAACAAGCCGAATTCAAGGCACGCATTCGCCGGATTACACTTGCCCTGACCGAAGTACTGCCCTCTGCCTATGAAGAGGCACTGCATGTACTTGAACAGGCGGCACCACAGCTGCGGGGGGTCGAGTATTTGTTTGTCCCTGATTTTATTGAGGTGAACGGACTCGCACCTGAACACTACGAATTGTCCATGAAGTATCTAACGGTCTTCACACCTTATTCCAGCTCGGAGTTCGCCGTGCGCCCGTTTATTGAACGGTATCCGATCGAGTCGATGAAACGGATGATGGAATGGACAAGCAGTGAGAACGAGCATATTCGCAGGCTTGCCAGCGAAGGCAGTCGCCCTCGTTTGCCATGGGGTTCCAAGCTGCGCAGTTTGATTGCGGATCCAACGCCAGCCCTTCCCATTCTCCATGCTTTGAAACAGGACGAGTCCCTCTATGTACGGAAAAGTGTCGCAAACCATCTCAACGATATTTCAAAAGACCATCCTGATCTGGTTCTGGATCTCGCCTCCACCTGGTACGGTCAGCATCCACATACCGACTGGATTGTACGCCACGCAAGCCGTTCGCTGTTGAAAAAGGGGCAACCCAAAGCTCTCGCCCTCTTTGGCTATATTGAACAGGATGCGGTACACGTTGAGCATCTTCAGCTTGTACGGGATACGATTGCCGTTGGTGAAGAGCTGGAGTTCACGTTCGATGTGGTCAATGCGAGTGGTCAGCCTCAGATGCTGCGGATTGAATATGAGATCGGATATATGAAGGCCAACGGCAAGCAGGCCCCCAAACGTTTCAAATGCTCGGATAAAACGTATCCTGCGGGGAGAAGCAAGGTCGCTACGAAGCAATCGTTCAAAGTAATTACCACCAGACGGTACTATGCCGGACTTCACACATTAACGATTGTGGTCAACGGACAACCCACTGCTTCGGCAGCTTTCATTCTTGAATAAAAAACAGAATTGCCATCCATAAGTTATTCACAGCTCACAACTACGGATAAAAAGATATTCACATGTGGATAGGATTGATATTTCCCTTTAACCGAATGCCGTGTCTGTCACAGACGCGCTTCGGTTATTTATTTTTCCCCCTCATTTCCCCTATGTACGTCTCCTCCAAAATCATCTGTTGACTTGGAGCATACTCCAAGTTGTACCATTCGGAGATCATCACCCACATGCTTCACCATTATTAGTGAAAAGAGGAATAAACGATGCAAATGAAAAAGACCGCCCTCATTACGGGAGCAAACAAAGGAATTGGATTCGAAACGGCACGGCAGTTGGGAAATATGGGTTATGTTGTTCTCCTCGGAGCGAGAGACATGCGTAAAGGCGAGGAAGCCGCACAGAGACTACTAAACGAGGGAATCGAAGCCTATGGAATCGAGCTTGATGTTACGAGTCAAAGAACCATTGAGACAGCCGTCAGTCACATTGAACAAACGTTTGGCTCGCTCGACATTCTGATCAACAACGCAGGAATCTCTGTGGGCGGAGCTACCCCACCTAGCTTAATCGCTTTGGATGATATACGAGAAACCTATAATACGAACTTCTTCGGCATGATATCCGTAACGCAGGCGATGTTACCCTTAGTGCAGCAGTCCCCTGCAGGACGAATCGTTAACCTGACAAGCGGTCTGGGCTCACTCGCATACAATAGTGATCCCGAGCATGAACATGCACAATTCAATCTGCTCGCTTATAACAGCAGCAAAGCAGCCGTTAACATGTTTACCGTTACTCTTGCCAAGGAATTCAGAGATACACCACTTAAAATAAACGCTGTCGATCCAGGCTTTACAGCAACTGATCTAAATGGTTTTACAGGAACCAATACTGTGCAGCAAGCTGCCGCTACGATTGTGAAACTGGCTGTTCTCGGGGACGATGGCCCAACAGGAGGATTCTATGGGAGTAATGGAGAAATACCTTGGTAAATTCAATACTGAGGAGTTGCATTACATGCATGACATACCCGACATCGTTACATCGATTCGCGAAGCTGCTCTGCTTACAGGGCTGACCGAAGATACGATCCGCTATTATGAAAAGGTTGGACTGCTCCCCTATGCAGAACGCAAAACAAACGGACATCGGCAATACAGCAAAGACCAGATTCTCGGCATTATTTTTTTGACCAGGCTTAAATCCACCGGGATGACCATCGAACAGATGAAACATTACCGTGAGCTGTCTGAGCAAGGTGCCGATACCCTATCCGTCAGATACGCGATCCTTGAGGAACATCAGCGTAAGATTCAGCAAGATATAGCTAATTTACATGAAACATCAGAGATCATAGCCTATAAGCTCCAACATTACCGAGAACTTTCGGAACATCCTGATCTTGAAGATTCGAACTGCAACACCAGTACCTAACTATCTCCAACAATCAATCCATTTGGGAAGACACAAGCGATGATCTCTTTTGCGCTGCTACAACAGACAAAAGAAGATCCTCGCTTGATCACATCTTATTTACTATCCATAATACATTTTCTATATAGATCTTTTATTTAAACCATCCGCGCTTCACAAACCATGCCACCATGCTGCCACCCAGTACAAACATCAGAAGCAGCACTCCACCGTACCCAAACTTCCACCCAAGCTCCGGCATATAGGCGAAGTTCATCCCATAAATTCCCGCGATAAGTGTCAGCGGCATGAACACTGTCGTTATAACCGTAAGTGTCTTCATAATGGCGTTCATCCGGTTGGAATTCAGCGAAATATAACTGTCCCGCAGGTCTGCGGTCATCTCCCGGTCCGCCTCGATCATGTCCGTCAGCTTCAGCAGATGGTCATAGATATCCGTAAAATACGCGGTATGCTCACCCGTCCGCTGCACGTGCTGCGAGTTGATTACCCGATAGAGCAGATCCCGCATGGGTACCACGGTTCGTCTTAGCTTCAACAGCCGGCTGCGCAGGTCAAACACCTGATTCATCAAGTCCTCTACCGATTCCTGACTGCCCCGGTTCTCCAGTTCTGCGAGTTCATCCTCAATCGCAAACAGCGACGGGAAATAATGATCGACGAGCTTGTCCATCACGGTATAAGCTGCAGCCACCGGTCCACGCGCCCAGATGGTGCGTTCATGTGCATGATGCAGGATGCGCTCCCATGCTTCATCTACCTCTTCCAGTACACCATGATGAAAGGAAACCAGAAAGTTCGATCCCAAAAACAAATCCACTTCCTCCGCTTCCAGTGTAGTTGGATTAAGCGCATGCAGCACAAGAAACTGTAAATTGTCGTAGTAATCCAGCTTCGGGCGCTGCAGCACATGCAGACAATCCTCGATCGCCAAGGGGTGAAAATGAAAATATGTATCCAGCAATCGGCTTTCTTCCTCCGAAGGCTGGTTGAAATCTGCCCAGACCCAGGCATAATCCTTCAGGTCCAGCTGTGTCAGGGGAATGTTAATGGAGACCTGATGATCTCGTGTGATGGCGAGTGTACGAATCATAAATTAGACCACGTCCTTGTCCTATATCCTTTACGCTATTGTATAACTTAATCATCGAACCGTCTCCTGCCATCGCATAACAGCCCTATTATCCACAAAATCACTTGCTGCAGGGACAACAAAAAAAGCCAACC contains these protein-coding regions:
- a CDS encoding diacylglycerol kinase, which codes for MKKARLIYNPTSGREEMKKRLADVLQRLDQGGIEASVHATTGEGDATREAELAIERGYDMIIAAGGDGTLYEVINGMAERENRPPLGVFPLGTTNDFARALGIPRQWEDYVDLVIKQQTRPLDLGKANDKYFINIAGGGSLTELTYEVPSRLKTMIGQLAYYMKGIEKMASLSPQELIIRAAGQEEIHDEFMLFLIANTNSVGGFEKLAPGATIDDGLFDVIGVRKCNLADMIRLVTLALRGEHLNDKKVIHFQTDYMEVTSPGYVQLNLDGELGGTLPATFQNLQHHLLLYR
- a CDS encoding DUF4395 domain-containing protein encodes the protein MREVPMRYVKANQVGIVLFVLLSFGFNQPLILGALWIIQVVGLVSGGKLNLFVQIGKAVLKGKGSETQAVELQRFNNILAVVFLSLALISFSWGWQVAGYLFSGMLLLAASAALLGYCVGCTVYFWYKQLRAGRRIGF
- a CDS encoding ketopantoate reductase family protein gives rise to the protein MKVLVYGAGVLGSQLAHVLVRGGNDVTILARGKRAEELERDGVVIRHVFQFRTTVDPVRVTRELKAEDVYDLIFVVMKYNDFPSVLPILANNRSTNIVIVGNNADARSMQTYLEDNSPVDKRVAFGFHVSGGKRHQDRMMSIGGGKGLMVIGALDGKISFQSLLNQAFARAKYKLDVSEDIDAWLKSHLIPILMLNAVSFNKERELKKLEGNREQLLHMIGALDEGIAVLEAMGIDMIPRAQAKLIRKHKRLLYLLLKIYSMLPVHKLVAGSYGEIEAMDRAFTDWKSIANVPTPHWDALRRDFTIL
- a CDS encoding TetR/AcrR family transcriptional regulator, whose amino-acid sequence is MDRRVLKTRKAIMEAFVGLLDEKDFEQMTINDIADRANVNRGTIYLHYTDKYDLLDRCIETYLQQLVDSCMIDHYPTPMTAKDALLRTFRYLEEHAAIYTTLLTKKGIPAFRSKIMTIMIQGVEEQMDACGVQGGMSKEITIQFLASAAVGLLEWWIMNAMPYSAEDMVDQLIALLELHLSLPALVVQG
- a CDS encoding sirohydrochlorin chelatase: MKKPGVLIISHGSQEQTWVESVDDAVSRLNLPDDLPVEASFLELVEGRLIQDGINRLEAQSVTDILVVPLFVSSGSTHVDEIEYAIGAKEAPERETDLEPFQVTARVHFGYPVDNDPDIAVMVWDKVKSLSREPKQETILLVGHGSIHDGFRQRWETGISSLAQRVQDVSGVAHTDYALLNPESVYDKAKHWSQEQGTRVIVAPLFLSAGYFTMNVIPGRLKELDYAYSGETLLPHPLLGNWLERQIQLLLDRCNEGKALS
- a CDS encoding YerC/YecD family TrpR-related protein, with the translated sequence MQLKKLNDKSIEQLFEAILTLKDIEECYVFFDDLCTVNEIQSMSQRLEVARMLGKGNTYNQIEAETGASTATISRVKRCLNYGNDGYKMTLERLGR
- a CDS encoding tyrosine protein kinase, with product MPQHYYHRQPTPRQRPSSYSQRQAHTSAYAPPGAVQRSLNETQVQPMYPGVEPYYPAYGEVEASALVPYGQGAPGGNLYSGGVPVAPPVPIETPAASSGSGFSLANLGELKGMIDRFGGIDGIMNGIGKMQKVVGGIQQMAPMMKLVMGILPFGKGKNKSSSPAEADYEEYTPPRRPRKRRKKTTSAPRRRSSNTTRRKTSSTKRRSSGSKR
- a CDS encoding DNA alkylation repair protein, giving the protein MELFKDKYTPGLIDRIGELLHQYYPTLDKTRFRDLVFAEDWEQAEFKARIRRITLALTEVLPSAYEEALHVLEQAAPQLRGVEYLFVPDFIEVNGLAPEHYELSMKYLTVFTPYSSSEFAVRPFIERYPIESMKRMMEWTSSENEHIRRLASEGSRPRLPWGSKLRSLIADPTPALPILHALKQDESLYVRKSVANHLNDISKDHPDLVLDLASTWYGQHPHTDWIVRHASRSLLKKGQPKALALFGYIEQDAVHVEHLQLVRDTIAVGEELEFTFDVVNASGQPQMLRIEYEIGYMKANGKQAPKRFKCSDKTYPAGRSKVATKQSFKVITTRRYYAGLHTLTIVVNGQPTASAAFILE
- a CDS encoding SDR family oxidoreductase; translation: MQMKKTALITGANKGIGFETARQLGNMGYVVLLGARDMRKGEEAAQRLLNEGIEAYGIELDVTSQRTIETAVSHIEQTFGSLDILINNAGISVGGATPPSLIALDDIRETYNTNFFGMISVTQAMLPLVQQSPAGRIVNLTSGLGSLAYNSDPEHEHAQFNLLAYNSSKAAVNMFTVTLAKEFRDTPLKINAVDPGFTATDLNGFTGTNTVQQAAATIVKLAVLGDDGPTGGFYGSNGEIPW
- a CDS encoding MerR family transcriptional regulator — encoded protein: MHDIPDIVTSIREAALLTGLTEDTIRYYEKVGLLPYAERKTNGHRQYSKDQILGIIFLTRLKSTGMTIEQMKHYRELSEQGADTLSVRYAILEEHQRKIQQDIANLHETSEIIAYKLQHYRELSEHPDLEDSNCNTST
- the corA gene encoding magnesium/cobalt transporter CorA, whose product is MIRTLAITRDHQVSINIPLTQLDLKDYAWVWADFNQPSEEESRLLDTYFHFHPLAIEDCLHVLQRPKLDYYDNLQFLVLHALNPTTLEAEEVDLFLGSNFLVSFHHGVLEEVDEAWERILHHAHERTIWARGPVAAAYTVMDKLVDHYFPSLFAIEDELAELENRGSQESVEDLMNQVFDLRSRLLKLRRTVVPMRDLLYRVINSQHVQRTGEHTAYFTDIYDHLLKLTDMIEADREMTADLRDSYISLNSNRMNAIMKTLTVITTVFMPLTLIAGIYGMNFAYMPELGWKFGYGGVLLLMFVLGGSMVAWFVKRGWFK